gAGTtcacggtttcagaattatgactactgataatatgacaattattacattatgactttcaataattatgtcaaacaaagggaccccccaGAGggcacttaaaaataaactgacaATCATTAGTGGTGAGAGTAAGCAATTCTAAACGAGTGTCAAtattataaaacacaaaaaaaaagccGTGCGCCTGACACGAATTTGCTGTTCCCCACACGTATTAAAAGTCTTATGTTAAATATATGTGGTCCTTAAAAAGAAGCACATTCAAATCCGCAAAGCATTGTAAAATCCGTTCGTTTCAGTCTGCAAGACCGTTTGGAGATGTCTCTATTCGTGGGCCGCTACGTGTCATGCATGATCATGTTCATTCTTGGAATGAAAGCGCCCGGTATCATGCATCAGTTTGAGCACCTGGCGGAGGACGACCAGCGAAGGCTCATCCCGCCTAGGGTAAGTTAAAGTTGGCTCTAGTGAGACTAAGTACTTACTGTAATTAGGTTGTTACTTGAAATATTAGGGGAAGAGTTTCCAAAAATAAAGTGGTCTACTTTATTTCATGGCATGGGCATGGTCTATGCCCATCTACCGGGTTCAAGTTTTCTACATGCCAATAATTACCTATATCCGTATAAGTTTTGCCGAATCGTCGCAGTAGGGCAAGTAATAGGCCAGGAATTTTCAAAATGCGGTATGCAAAGGGGTTTGCGACAAGCGACAAGTATCTATAACTAGACTTTCTTTTGATTAGGAGTACGCGGGGTAAAAAGTTTGAGAAACTGTAATAGGGCTATAGTTGCCTTCAAGAGAAGCTCGCATTTTTATATAGCGGGACACAGCGTTATATCGTTCACATCACGCATATAACAAGCGGGCGCCCTTATAGAACGGCGGGAGTTATATGCATACGTGTGCAATTAATGCCATTATGTACGGTATATTACCTACATGGGAAATGCAACGAGTTTTCTAGTTCGTTTGTGAACTTTGCTAAAATAGAAAAAGTTATTTGATGTTATTATGTCAAGtgtcagtttattttatttagtttacgtTTTAGGTTAAGATGTCATGTCCATATCAAAATCACATTAAAGTATTATCAGGAGATTTCAAAAAAGATGTTAAACAGGTTACTTATTGTTTCCCCCATGTTGCTTtatgaattatatttaaaatttggaaaaatAAGGTGAGTAAACAGTCTGAGAAACCAATACAACTTCCTAATTTTCGATACAATTCtaggattttttttgtaatgttttttgttgtACTAACTGAGATGTATGTATGTTTCCAGACTGTTTACTGAAAAAATAACAAATGGGAATGGAAAATTTTTACTACACTTCTCCACCTGtgagatatattttttcttacgcttttttttattttatctgccCTCTGAACTCCTTTCGtgtaaatttcataaaaatcatTATAGTCTTAGCAATGGACTAAACTCAACTACTAAAACTAAGTACGTATTGAAGATACAATAAcaaatgtaggtataatttcTCGTTTACGATTAGATAAATGATGGCTATTCTGCTAAGGCAGTTGTCACACAGCCGGTGTGGAATTAACTAGCTAGACCATTGTCTCGCTCAACAAACTGATAATACTTAAAACTTGAAAAAActgtcaaacaaaaaaagagaaATTAGTATTAATCTTTGATCGCTAACTGTTCACACTGTCAGAGTTCTccctaattattatttatattctagTTTTTTAGTTCCCCTTGCTTCTCCGCTGTGAAGCAGTGCTTTTTGAGTGCGTTCAGATCTGGCAAATGCGCTAGGCAGCAGGCACCATTACGTACTTAATGCATGCTAGCAGTTAGCGAGTCTTTTGCAGCGTCTTCGATATGTATGGACCCACcttaaaacataaaatgtgCTAAAACACCTCAACTAaatcttttaaaattataagtaaataaatttgtaattatttcaggTCGAGAACCAGTCCACATTCCGCAATGTATTCAGCAAGCTACGCACTCTCCTGCCGTACTTGTGGCCGAAGAAGAGTTGCCTGTTGCAATTTAATGTGGTTGTCTGTATTATTTTACTCATCTCTGGCCGTGTGATCAATCTATATGTGCCTATTTACAGTAAACATATAGGTAAGTACGCTTTTATTACTGTTTGGAGATGTCATGTTGTATCACTGTTTGGACTGTGTGTGCTGTGCAGTTGGATTGTGGAAATTGTGGAATTAATGACGCCATACTTGTGGTTGGACAGGACAGTTTTCTATTTTTAGATGATAACTTTTTATGGTGTTGACAAAGAATCGTAAAATTAGGGAGGGAGAGTTCTGAACCGATTCCCAAGATCCTTAGCAAGTTCTTTAACTTTTCTGAGTTTCCCTGTTTGTATGCCATTAATTACACATTAAGCTGCCTGTTAACGCACTTCGTTTTGTTGAATGTTACGTACAATATCATATTACTAATCTATCTGAACTCTAAAATTTGCAACACAAAGAAAACTTTCGTCAAAGTCTTCAAAGACGACAAGGCCTTCTGACATATTCATACTTAAAACTACATTTCATGATGATGACGTCGATTGACCATTAGTTGAAATACCTTCATTAGATTGTCAACCACTCCACCTTGGGAATGTTCCCAGTACTACCTATGCATGGAAGAGGTACCAttcagggataagttcgcctttgttgtACTGATTTAATTAAGTATGTGTCCATGTatgataatatataattatagcaAGAAATTCCCGGTCCATGTAGGTactgtttgtatggaaaaccagTTCCATGAGTTACCTCCACGGTAACCCTAATGAGCCGTATGGGTACCTACAGCTTATGCGTTGTCAGCAGAGGTGCGGAAGGTCTGGCTCGCTCTTTAGGTCATGAGTGTAGTTAATTAGGATACAGgttattacataaaataagtacctctGCTTTCTTATTTCAACTCCCAGATAGTCCCAACCCCTTAGACCGTCCATAAATATCTTTGTGATTTTGTGTGTAAAATCCTTACCTATGCTAAGTTTCGTCCCGTTTTTTCGCAGTGGATAGTATATCAATACCGCCGATCCTATTCCGATGGGACCTCGTGGTTATCTACGTGTTCTTCAAGTTCCTGCAAGGTGGCGGCACGGGCGGTATGGGCTTCATCAATAACCTTAGGACGTTCTTGTGGATTCGGGTGCAGCAGTACACCACTAGGGAATTACAGGTGActataccacagggcggacacgctatacatcaaaaatcacttgcgattctatgtgtgaacggacCGTCTGTACaagcggcatgcgtcattgtgtgaatAAGTttcttaaaaacagtactgagcgttcggcaaaaggtcgtcaatctgctgtcgcggggcgacgTAATTCGCATCGGGGCGgtgcggtgcgtggccgttctgtatgataacactattacttattctgtgactataCGCTTCTTAATTATGGATGGTCTTTAAAGGTGTAAATAGCTAagatcattatttttattagcttttaTATCTTGTCACCCTACCAATGGTTGGCACTTTCAAACTTATTTTGAGGCAGGAGTGATAATTTTCGTAAAAAGATGCTCACAACTAATACATTTCAGTAGTTTATTCTACTATGTACTTGCCATTTGTAGTTATTACGAGACTCAAGCGCTGTAAGCGGTTATTGGTAACAAACATTTTACCATTATGTAAGGtctgaaataataattatgcctTAGTTTTGTAAAATCTCTGACTACGCTCGGACTACAATCTTCATGACCAACCGCTTTTATACTGGCCAAAAGCATGACATTATaccttgtttttcttttttcagtTGGAATTATTCAGGCATCTCCACAGCCTACCGCTCTCCTGGCACTTATCCCGTAAGACCGGCGAAGTACTGCGAGTTATGGACCGAGGCACGGATTCCATAGACAACCTGCTTTCCTACATCCTGTTTCAAATCACACCGACTATTGTGGACATAGTCATAGCTATCGTGTATTTTGTGACGATATTTAATGCCTGGTTCGGACTTATCGTGTTTGTGACGATGGCTCTTTACATATGTAAGTACCTGTACCATAGACTAACTGCTTTCCTACATCCTGTTTCAAATCACACCGACTATTGTGTTGTGGATTAACATAGTTATAGCTATCGTGTACTTTGTGACAATATGTTTTATGCCTGGTTTGGACTCGTCGTGTTCGTAATCATGACACTACAATATCGCATCTAAGAAAAACTCGTTATGTTAAGTACATAGATCACTAGATAAGTTttacaatagacaaatatgaaacacaGAGAAGGCCTATCacatatactttttaaaactatatttccatAGCCAATGTTTGGcgggaaaacatttattttctttttaaatctacttataaaaaaatagttttaaactatatgaaatgaaatattgtgTAAAATTTTCGTAAGTCGTCTCTATCCCACGCCGACATTttcaaagtttaaatcaatatttttataagcaaattaaaaaagaatGTAAATGTTTTTCCGCCAAACATTGTCTATGGAAGTATAGTTTTTAAAAGTATATGAAGTATATGTGATAGGCCACcttttgtttcatatttgtctattgcaaaacttatctagtgACCTATGTAGTTTTATGTATGTTTCGTGGTCACTTCGCCGTCACTTATTAACCAGGTTACTGCATGATGTACGGAGCCGCACAGCGCCATCGTTTAGGCACATTCGTGGGATCAAGATAGTACATATCTGTCACACGTCTATCATTATCACATCGTACAATAACCATCTGTTTTACAGTTGCAACAATCTGGGTAACGGAATGGCGGACAAAGTACCAGCGTCGCATGAATCTCGCCGACAACGAACAGAAGGCCAAATCGGTCGATTCTCTACTCAACTACGAAACTGTCAAGTATTATGGCGCGGAGTCGTATGAAGTTATGAGCTATCGGGACGCTATTCTTAATTATCAGGTCAGTCACTTACGCGCGCTGTGGGCTTTGCGATTTATTTAGAGAGAGGCGAATTTAATGAATGAAATTACACTCAAGGgaaaatagtataaataaaatttatttaaattctaaattagATGTTGCGCTCTTCCTTTGATATTCTGATATGTCGTGTTGTTATGTACGTGGCCTCTCTATAGTGTGATATCTACATAAAGCTTACGACTTGacaatgtatttaaaatgtttatttttactttttttttcagaaagaaGAATTCAGGAATTTATTGACATTGAACATGTTGAATACGGTGCAAAATATCATCATTAGTGGAGGTATTTGATCGTAACTTTTATTAATTAGTAATGCGAACCACTGCTTTATCCTATGTAGACAAGAATTTTAGTCAAAATTGtgatttaaaaccaaattttaaccttttttagggttccgtaccgaaagggtaaaaacgggaccctattactaagactccgctgtccgtctgtacgtctgtccgtctgtctgtctgtcaccaggctgtatctcataaaccgtgatagctagacagttgaaattttcacagatgatgtatttctgttgccgccataacaacaaatactaaaaagtacggtgtgcgagtccgattcgcacttggccggtttttattcatAGTACGATTTTCGACCACATACGCACCAATACAATTTCAACTTTATAATTCCggtttaaggttcaaattagattggactttcgggaaatgtgacttgtcttcaaatgaatcatcaaagctggattaattggaatatatttggattttttgggaaaaccttgtagatgggtgcggcctggaaaagggAAGATAGAATCCAATACGCTGTATCTGCGTATCTGCAGTTGCAGTGTATACGAAGTTACAGATACGCGTACAGTACGCCCTTTAATATTACTACTTGTACTATCCAGGTCTACTAACGGGGTCCCTGCTATGTATATCCATGGTCGTCAACACTAAAGTGCTGACGGTCGGTGACTACGTGCTCTTTGCTTCTTACATCATTCAGCTGTATATACCGCTCAACTGGTTCGGGACTTATTACAGGTAAATGGTCAACGGTTAATAATAAGACAAACTGACTTCTGTAACACAGgtttttacctagctcagaagtcaAGGACTTCAaaacctattttgtacttgcttttgtcaataaaaatataattaaaaaaaaatattgctggTCTAACTCACACGGAATAGAGAAAGTAGGCGTCCTAAAATTCTTTGGACTGGCTCACTGCCACGTATATCCATGTTGGTCTAACACCACAATTCTGACGGTGACTACGTATTCTTCAATTCAATATACTTTATAGTACTCTTTGCCTCTTACATTATTCAGCTTTATAATACTCAACCTCTGTGATTTTCACTAGTTTACATACGAAAACAAGTTCCAATTTTGAAGTGTTTCTGTCTAGAGAATAAGACCACCACCGTTTGCACCATTGCCGTCATTAAGTGGGCGTTGATTACGTAAtgcaattttcgaagatttttacgcgttacgtaatatttgaacgcccccttaATGGTCTATAATAAGACACTACTAGGTCGaacgtaggtatgtatgtatgtaggtagacTAGGAGAAAATGGACTGGAACCCGCATGCTGTCTAAGTACGCATTGCAGTATTCTTGGAAACACTTTTTGTGGATATATGTAGTTTTATATATCGGTTCATATCATTATATCACTGCTTCCGAATGTTTATATTTTGCCTTAATTGCAGAGCAATCCAAAAGAACTTCGTAGACATGGAGAACATGTTCGACCTGCTCAGAGTGGATTCAGAAGTCGTGGATGCGCCCGGCGCTCCTGATCTACTAGTTCGGCGGGGCGGCGTCGAGTTTAAACACGTTTCGTTTGGATACGGGCCGGAGAGGCTCGTGTTGAAAAATGTAACTTTCAAGGTGTCTCCTGGAAGCACTGTGGCTTTGGTAAGTTCGTCTGAGAGGTTGCCTTCCATCTATACTctaaagctctggtttcctaggaaagcggtgccgtcatatagcggccgtAATACAGCGGTGAATGGCGTCACTAGATCGTTGTCTATGTAAACCAAATGGCGCGGATTCCTAGAGGGCGGTGAATGACACCGTAACGCCAATAAGCGGTGCCGCCATTTGCATGACGGTGTCGATAGTTTCGTGAACGTGTTTTTGATAGGGGTGACGCCActtctataattatattataggtattggGGTTTTATGACCGGACCAACGTACAAAATGAGTTCTATGATCAGAGCTTACCCGTCCCGCGGATATCCGAATTCGAATCCCGGGAATCGGAATAAATGGCAGTAATTTAAAGTCCCTTGGTTAATGCGTTATTCGATTGCGCGGCGATATAATCGAGTTGTAATCCTTACAGGTTGGCCCCAGCGGCGCAGGCAAGTCGACAGTGATGCGTCTCCTGTTCCGTTTCTACGACGTGAACGAGGGCGCCGTGCTCGTGGACGGGCAGGACGTGCGCACGGTGACGCAGGCCTCGCTGCGTGCTAATATCGGCGTGGTACCGCAGGACACGGTGCTGTTCAACAACACGGTCAggttagtacctacctactcgcatggtataataatatactccgcctggtactctcttccgggTACGCGAGTCTctgaagagagtaccaggcggagtatattattataccatgcctactcacaaagaggatataacattatagagcggtactgtcatagtaaattttgtaaccacagtaaattcactgccatctatcg
The window above is part of the Cydia strobilella chromosome 12, ilCydStro3.1, whole genome shotgun sequence genome. Proteins encoded here:
- the LOC134746122 gene encoding ATP-binding cassette sub-family B member 6; this translates as MMEYCPPNVTLGEIWVDHGISQCFMETASAVFIGGFLLVFGLIQIIMYKRYATEVMDVRSSRLFCVQILFTLFVPVLAVARFLLQAFVFKGGQIYGYMILAMVITVVMFPLSAYLAVLERRFLLPSVPPRGHGFVLLVFWALIFVSENLSFLNLNKEGWWWHLKNLQDRLEMSLFVGRYVSCMIMFILGMKAPGIMHQFEHLAEDDQRRLIPPRVENQSTFRNVFSKLRTLLPYLWPKKSCLLQFNVVVCIILLISGRVINLYVPIYSKHIVDSISIPPILFRWDLVVIYVFFKFLQGGGTGGMGFINNLRTFLWIRVQQYTTRELQLELFRHLHSLPLSWHLSRKTGEVLRVMDRGTDSIDNLLSYILFQITPTIVDIVIAIVYFVTIFNAWFGLIVFVTMALYIFATIWVTEWRTKYQRRMNLADNEQKAKSVDSLLNYETVKYYGAESYEVMSYRDAILNYQKEEFRNLLTLNMLNTVQNIIISGGLLTGSLLCISMVVNTKVLTVGDYVLFASYIIQLYIPLNWFGTYYRAIQKNFVDMENMFDLLRVDSEVVDAPGAPDLLVRRGGVEFKHVSFGYGPERLVLKNVTFKVSPGSTVALVGPSGAGKSTVMRLLFRFYDVNEGAVLVDGQDVRTVTQASLRANIGVVPQDTVLFNNTVRYNIQYGNLKAPSADVISAAKNADIHDRILSFPDAYDTQVGERGLRLSGGEKQRIAIARTILKDPAIVLLDEATSALDTNTERNIQAALARVCTNRTTLIIAHRLSTIIHADEILVLKEGEIIERGNHEALLAQGGVYASMWQDQLENRNTNGNGVQEEESNNNDQRPQLPPNGTFGHGHGHL